A section of the Primulina eburnea isolate SZY01 chromosome 1, ASM2296580v1, whole genome shotgun sequence genome encodes:
- the LOC140812674 gene encoding rac-like GTP-binding protein RHO1, which yields MSASRFIKCVTVGDGAVGKTCLLISYTSNTFPTDYVPTVFDNFSANVVVNGSTVNLGLWDTAGQEDYNRLRPLSYRGADVFILAFSLISKASYENVSKKWIPELKHYAPGVPIVLVGTKLDLRDDKQFFVDHPGAVPITTVQGEELRKMIGSPAYIECSSKTQHNVKAVFDAAIKVVLQPPKQKKKKNKAQKACSIL from the exons ATGAGTGCCTCGAGATTCATCAAGTGTGTGACGGTGGGCGATGGTGCCGTTGGCAAGACATGTCTCTTGATTTCCTACACCAGTAATACCTTCCCCACG GATTATGTGCCCACCGTATTCGACAATTTTAGTGCAAATGTGGTCGTCAACGGGAGCACTGTTAACCTAGGCCTCTGGGATACTGCAG GACAGGAAGACTATAACAGATTAAGACCTTTGAGTTATCGTGGTGCTGATGTTTTCATTTTAGCATTTTCTCTCATTAGCAAAGCCAGCTACGAAAATGTTTCCAAAAAG TGGATTCCCGAATTGAAGCATTATGCACCTGGTGTCCCTATCGTTCTCGTTGGTACAAAACTAG ATCTTCGGGATGACAAGCAGTTCTTTGTTGACCATCCAGGCGCTGTACCGATCACTACCGTACAG GGGGAGGAGCTGAGAAAGATGATTGGTTCTCCCGCTTACATTGAATGTAGTTCAAAAACACAACAT AATGTCAAAGCAGTTTTCGACGCTGCTATCAAAGTCGTGCTCCAGCCACCCaagcaaaagaaaaagaagaataaGGCTCAAAAGGCCTGTTCTATATTGTGA